Proteins from a genomic interval of Panthera tigris isolate Pti1 chromosome A2, P.tigris_Pti1_mat1.1, whole genome shotgun sequence:
- the PLK5 gene encoding LOW QUALITY PROTEIN: inactive serine/threonine-protein kinase PLK5 (The sequence of the model RefSeq protein was modified relative to this genomic sequence to represent the inferred CDS: deleted 2 bases in 1 codon), producing MSTSAVFALKVVPRGGGGAGRLRTRGKVEREIALHSRLRHRNIVAFHGHFADRDHVYMVLEYCSRQSLAHVLEARQTLTEPEVRYYLRGLVSGLCYLHQRRIVHRDLKPSNFFLNKNMVLKIGDLGLAARVGPGGRCHRVLCGTPNFLAPEVISRSGHSCQSDIWALGCIMYTALTGAPPFTAAPLSEMYQNIRAGRYPEPAHLSPNARRLIARLLAPDPAERPSLDRLLRDDFFTQGFTPDWLPARSCHSPPIFTMPQPLRRLVRKVGQLLLAQCRPPCPCTPNEASDSGGGGSDRDSTERGGEASLLDREAPRSAVPVYLLTHGTLRSDPAGPKGSQRQEVEAAIRSLLLCLDPSLPAPQDPPGGQQPVLWAPAWVDYSSQYGFGYQLSDGGRCPASGRHAHGPAPPGGGVGVEVTLYNLVVEGLSEEVTFRGCGWWESVLGRRVPRIEAVAASTALYPLSSRVCYASARGKLDTFAPRDAPSPLGAKLAVLRLLARHMQQRRREEEGRPAPTPPAAPGHCLLRFLMSDRALLLLFSDGTLQVSCRGDQAHLVLSGQGRELRLTVRERGQRSTTHPLGALRSPSCAPATRQRLLYALHMLQSV from the exons ATGTCCACCAGTGCGGTGTTTGCCCTCAAGGTGGTGCCtcgcggtgggggcggggccgggcggctCCGCACCCGGGGGAAG GTGGAACGTGAGATCGCCCTGCACAGCCGCCTGCGACACCGAAACATTGTAGCCTTCCACGGACACTTTGCTGACCGCGACCACGTGTACATGGTGCTGGAGTACTGCAGCCGCCAG TCACTGGCCCACGTTCTGGAGGCACGGCAGACCCTGACGGAGCCCGAGGTGCGCTACTACCTGCGGGGCCTGGTCAGCGGCCTGTGCTACCTGCACCAGCGGCGCATTGTGCACCGCGACCTGAAGCcca gtAACTTCTTCCTGAACAAGAACATGGTGCTAAAGATTGGAGACCTGGGGCTGGCTGCCAGGGTGGGGCCGGGGGGCCGCTGCCACAG AGTGCTCTGCGGGACCCCCAACTTCCTGGCCCCGGAGGTCATCTCCAGGAGTGGACACTCCTGCCAGTCAGACATCTGGGCTCTCGGCTGCATCAT GTACACGGCGCTGACCGGGGCCCCTCCCTTCACGGCGGCTCCCCTGTCGGAGATGTACCAGAACATCAGAGCCGGCCGCTACCCCGAGCCTGCCCACCTGTCCCCCAACGCGCGCCGCCTCATCGCCCGCCTGCTGGCGCCCGACCCCGCGGAGCGGCCCAGCCTGGACCGCCTGTTGCGGGATGACTTCTTCACACAG GGCTTCACCCCGGACTGGCTGCCGGCCCGCTCCTGCCACAGCCCGCCCATCTTTACCATGCCCCAGCCTCTGCGCAGGCTCGTCCGGAAGGTGGGCCAGCTGCTGCTGGCCCAGTGCCGGCCCCCCT GCCCCTGCACTCCGAACGAGGCCTCGGATTCAGGAGGAGGTGGTTCAGATCGTGACTCCACGGAGCGGGGCGGTGAG gcctccctgtTGGACAGAGAGGCTCCCCGCTCTGCAGTCCCCGTCTACCTGCTCACCCACGGGACCCTCCGGAGTGACCCAGCCG GACCCAAGGGGAGCCAGAGGCAGGAGGTAGAGGCGGCCATCAGGAGCTTGCTGCTCTGCCTGGATCCCAGCCTCCCAG CCCCACAGGACCCCCCGGGAGGGCAGCAGCCGGTCCTCTGGGCCCCCGCGTGGGTGGATTATTCCAGCCAGTATGGCTTCGGCTATCAGCTGTCGGATGGGGGC CGGTGTCCTGCTTCGGGACGGCACGCACATGGCCCTGCGCCCCCCGGGGGA ggggtgggggtggaggtgaccCTCTACAACCTGGTTGTGGAGGGGCTTTCTGAAGAAGTGACATTCAG GGGGTGTGGCTGGTGGGAAAGTGTCCTCGGGCGTCGGGTGCCCAGGATCGAGGCTGTGGCAGCCAGCACCGCCCTGTACCCCCTCTCCAGCCGGGTCTGCTACGCATCCGCGCGGGGGAAGCTGGACACGTTCGCCCCGAGGGACGCGCCCAGCCCGCTGGGGGCCAAGCTGGCCGTCCTCCGGCTCTTGGCCCGACACATGCAGCAGCGGCGGCGGGAG GAGGAGGGCCGGCCCGCGCCCACCCCCCCGGCGGCCCCCGGCCACTGCCTGCTGCGCTTCCTCATGTCGGACCGGGCTTTGCTGCTGCTTTTCAGCGACGGGACACTGCAG GTGAGCTGCCGCGGAGACCAGGCTCACCTGGTCCTGAGCGGCCAGGGCCGGGAGCTGCGGCTCACGGTCCGGGAACGCGGCCAGCGCAGCACCACGCACCCCCTGGGCGCCCTGCGGAGCCCCAGCTGCGCCCCGGCCACCCGGCAGCGCCTTCTCTACGCTCTTCACATGCTGCAGAGCGTCTAG